The segment TTCACCTACCCCACCGCCTTTCCCTTGACCGCCACATTCCCACCAACTACTGCGCCAATCCTCGCCCGGAATGAATACCCTGCCGGAACCTCAACCTGCCAGCTCTCTGGAGCTGTATTGCTACCGCCTGTGGTCTGAGTGCCAAACTTGGTCGGATCAGTCACGTTAAAAGCGGTGTGCGGCGTGTAAACCCCGCTCGGTCCCGCAATCTCGAATACGACTGTGCGGCTGGTGCTGGTGCCTGTGATCTCAAACGTCAGTGTATGATTGCTGTTCTCCGGAGCGAATGGGGTGCCGTTGCCGGCAGCCGTAGCGTTGTTCTGCAGCGTCACTGTTTGAGCTGCTGCCGTTCCCAACACCCTCACCCTTTGAGCTCCGTCCGGATCAACACCGTCAGCCGGGTTTACGATTTGTCCTGCACTATTGTACTGCCGGCCTGGTACCGGCGTTTCGTAATATGAGCTGCTCATGATATGCGTCACTCCTTCATCATTTTGATTGGTGGTCCTGCTGCTGGCCAGCAGGCTGTATGCTCTTTGCTCTGGCGATCCTTGGACCCGAGTGCGCTGATTGGTGATGGACAGAAGGTGAATGGGTACGATCAGCCGCTGGAGCGCTGCTGATGTTTGCATCAGCTCGAACACCCTGCGCGGGATGCCGTTAAAAAACACTTGGCCGAAGGATAATCCGTGCTCAGGTATCGTCGGCCCGATATAAATGGACTGGTTTCGTATCACTTTGTATCACCTCCCTCCTCCCTTTTGAGCAAAAGAAAAAGCACCGTTTAGGGTGCTTTAATTAATAAGTCTTCTCTTTGTAACCTTTTAACTCTCAATTCCATTGGATCGAATGAAAGCCTCATTTCATTCTTATGTCGTTCCTCTTTTTGATGATTAAAAAATAATAACAGTGCTTCTTCAGTCGTTTCTGCTAATACAAGTTCTTCTTTATCGAACCATTCGACCAGGTAGTAATGTTTATATCTAATTTCATTCACCTCCTCAGTACCCTTGTCAGGCATCGACCCTTAGATGTTTATCTCAAAGCTTAATCCATTCTCTTACTTCTTTTAAGCCTCTATATGTTTTAGAAAGCATGCTGTTTTCTTTCAGGTAATTCTCACCTCGTTCGGTGACTTCAGGCCCAATTTTGTTGACATGTGGTCTGTCATCTGCCCAAAACAATCCTGTTAGGTACTTTTCTCTTGATAGAAAATTCACTGCGTCATCAAACTCACCTTCACTTACATCGAAATCCTCTTCTGTAAGCGGAGTGTTTCCTTCGTTAACTTCTTTCAAGATGGCATAGCGTAATTTATCCTTATTCAAATCGACCCACCTCCTCAACATCATCATTCGACGCCATAGGAGGAAATACCTTCCACTATGTCGAAAATACCAGATTAGAAAGGTTAGAAAGGAGAGTGTTAAATGGACTTTATATCCAAAAGAATAATAGCGGTTGTTGCGGGAATTATCTTTGTCGCGTTAGTGATGCCTGCTATCGAATACGTGTTCAATGACATGATGTTCAACCTGAAAAATTGGAATGGACCAACAATAGCCCCTCGTTAAGGGGGCTATTGTTTATTTAAGACACATTTACATACCAAAAGCGGACAGCGGGACTCGAACCCGTCTTCTCCAGCTTGGAAGGCTGGGGTACTGCCTTTATACCATGTCCGCAGATAAACGCCCCTCGCGAACCTCAGACACGTAAAAGGTGCTCTCCAGCAGCCGAGAGGGGCGTTTCAACTTGTTTAGAACATTTGACCCGCTTGTTCTACCCTTGCGGCTCTACTGCAGGTCTTATTGCGAGGAGCTAACTGGTGCCGCTCGTCTTATCGCCTACCACCGTCAAACAGGTATGGTTGTTGTGTCGGGTGATGTTCTGAAAACCGATAAAGGATTTTTACACCACTCCAATAAAAAAGGCCGGCAGCTGCCGACCCGATCTGCAGAGCATTCATGCCCCTGTGGTGTCCTCTTCTCGATTTCCTATGCTACAAATATATCACGTCTAAAACCTAATGAGGTATTTATAGTTACTTAATTTATTCTTTTTGATTACTTTTCTTTTTCTTTGAGTTTTCGTCGATATCATTGCGGCTCTCCTTTTGGATTGGTTATAATAGACGCGATCATGATAAAACCAAAAGGAATGAGGTTTGCTCATTATGGCATTAAGAGCTCAGGATTTATTGGATTTGGGAATTGAAAGCATCCTCAATTATCTGCGACGTTCACGAGCTGATGAAGAGCAAGAGCGGCGCACCGGTGAGGATGTGTTGCAGGCTCAGAAAGAGCTCATGGACCGCGTGCTAGAGCCTCTAGGCATCCCATACGACCAGAGATCAGAGGTTGGGTCCGGAGATAAAATATCCACC is part of the Paenibacillus algicola genome and harbors:
- a CDS encoding YjcQ family protein, whose protein sequence is MNKDKLRYAILKEVNEGNTPLTEEDFDVSEGEFDDAVNFLSREKYLTGLFWADDRPHVNKIGPEVTERGENYLKENSMLSKTYRGLKEVREWIKL